The DNA window AGGGTGTCGTCAAAAAACCTACCCAGGCAACCGGCCATGGCGGCTCGGGTTTCCGGGTGCGCCCGGGTGCGGTATTGCTGAAGGGGAATGGTCTCCCTCCGCCGCGCCCTCGTGGTCCTCGTGTTGTCCGCTGGCTGTATGCCGTCCCCGTATGACCGTGCCGCGAAGACGGACACCGTGGAGGCCTACCGCGCCTTCTTGCGAGACCATCCCACGCACCCGGACACCGACGCCGCCGAGGCGCGGATGGAGGAGCTGGAGTTCGAGGAGGCGAAGCGCCTGCACACGGTGCTCGCCTACAAGCGCTTCCTGGGCGTGTACACGGACGGGCCGCACGCGCGCACCGCGAGGACGCTGCTGGAGGGCTTGCGCTTCAACGCCGCGAAGGAGGCCGCGACGGTGGCCGCCTGGCGCCAGTTCCTCCAGGAGCATCCGGATGGCGCGCAGCGCGACGAAGCGAAGCGGCTGATGGCGGAGGTGGAGTCGCAGGAGCTCGCCACGACGCAGGACCCTCGGCGGCTGGCCGAGTATCTGCGCGAGAAGCCGGACGACCCGCGCCGCCTGGAGGTGGAGTCCCGCCTGGACGCGCAGGCGTTCGAGCAGGCAAAGGCGGCGGGCGCGACGAAGCTGTTCGGCTACCTCAAGGACTTCCCGGCAGGCACGCACCGCGAAGAGGCGCGCGGGCTGTTGCTGGAGCTGGAGGTCGAGGGGCTCCTCGTCTCGGGGCTGGTGGATGAGGCGGAGGCGCGGGTGAAGGGGCATCCGCTGGGGAGCAAGCTCACCACGTTCCCCGCGCGCCTCGCCCGCGCCCGCGCCGAGCGGGCCGCCCTCGGCCACCCCGAGCCGCTCGCCCGGGCGGCGTACGTGGGGCACTACCTCCGGGACCTCGAGGACCTGAAGCGCGCGCTGGTGGCCCCGGATGCGCTGGACCGCTGGCAGGCGGCCGAGGAGCTGGGGCAGCACGTCTCCGTGCGCGCGTTGGACCCGCTGCTGGACACGCTGCGCGCGGCTCGCAATCCGTTGATTCGCCAGAACGCGCTGGAGTCGCTGCGCACGGTGCTGGCCGCGCTGCCGAAGCCGGTGGCGGAGTACGAGATTGCCTCGCGGCTGGATGTCCTGCGCGAGAAGGCCAGCAGCGCGGAGATGTACCTCACGGTGGCGGTGCTCCTGGACCTGTCCGGCCAGCTCGGCCAGGCGTCCACGGAGTACCAGCGCGCCTTCGATGCGGGGGTGCCGGACCCGGTGGTGCTGCGCCGCTGGGTGGACATCCGCGAGGGCCGCAAGCAGCCCTTCTCGGCGGCGGTGGCGGCGCGTCAGCTCGCGGTGTGGGCGCTGGGGGTGGCGCGCGAGGAGACGGTGTCTCCCGAAGGAAAGGTGCCGCTGGCCTCGGCGCGGCAGCTGTGCGCGGCGGCCGTCAACGCGCGGTTCGCCGCGGCGGCCATCGCCCGGGCCCGTGCCGCGGCCACCGAGTTCCCCGAGGACCTGGCCGAGTTCGAGCGCCGGGCCGAAGAGGCGCGCCGGTTGTCGGAGGCGCGACTGGCCGACGCGGAGCTGCT is part of the Myxococcus landrumus genome and encodes:
- a CDS encoding HEAT repeat domain-containing protein, whose product is MVSLRRALVVLVLSAGCMPSPYDRAAKTDTVEAYRAFLRDHPTHPDTDAAEARMEELEFEEAKRLHTVLAYKRFLGVYTDGPHARTARTLLEGLRFNAAKEAATVAAWRQFLQEHPDGAQRDEAKRLMAEVESQELATTQDPRRLAEYLREKPDDPRRLEVESRLDAQAFEQAKAAGATKLFGYLKDFPAGTHREEARGLLLELEVEGLLVSGLVDEAEARVKGHPLGSKLTTFPARLARARAERAALGHPEPLARAAYVGHYLRDLEDLKRALVAPDALDRWQAAEELGQHVSVRALDPLLDTLRAARNPLIRQNALESLRTVLAALPKPVAEYEIASRLDVLREKASSAEMYLTVAVLLDLSGQLGQASTEYQRAFDAGVPDPVVLRRWVDIREGRKQPFSAAVAARQLAVWALGVAREETVSPEGKVPLASARQLCAAAVNARFAAAAIARARAAATEFPEDLAEFERRAEEARRLSEARLADAELLLREQTPGVRTCADRGVSERLEGGVKERTQALASVGTKLPQVGRVLLELARERDPSPEVREAASAKLTALKPVP